The following are encoded in a window of Dioscorea cayenensis subsp. rotundata cultivar TDr96_F1 chromosome 16, TDr96_F1_v2_PseudoChromosome.rev07_lg8_w22 25.fasta, whole genome shotgun sequence genomic DNA:
- the LOC120278947 gene encoding putative disease resistance protein RGA3, whose amino-acid sequence MLRGDEAVKLWVDELKDVMYDAEDIIDLCMIQGMGLLQDDHNSPAESSTTASTRVRCCNFPMLSCVRSVPFRYEIADKIKSLNDRLTEISEDKDKFNFLIFSKSSSDDAYVMNEASYRQSSFLPESDIVGWNIKDATNSLVELLVSQHQQKCRLFAIVGMGGIGKTTLAQLIYNDSKINDDFVLHSWICVSKFYTSRTDLLKELIRNVGGTCGEATTTAELQKILCDVLHGKSLFLVLDDVWDADVWINLIKNPVKRTTTKCRVVVTTRDRNNAIKMGAIYIHNVNKLPLNFGWDLLCKKVFTNNDEGEIQRMKDIGMKIVEKCDGLPIQIKAIAGVLITKDQNKIEWENVLNSNAWTITGLPEELQGALYLSYEALPSALKHCFLYCSLNHRDRELCYENLVCEWIAEGFIEPNGDASMEDIAKGYYMDLIRSSFLQPNPFWVNMFTCTMHDLLRALAIFLTGGECLSRDPQASQSNGSTIKLRRLTISSKRDSVSIPHLDYLRNLRLWTLPSLDTQMIGSFKQLRILLLNGDGIENIPDNIGDLVHLRLLDLRHTRICKLPDSLGNLINLQFLLLGDCKSLRILPRSITRLCNLRRLNLAGTPVNYVPKGIKKLEHLNYLTGFIAEEANGDNGEGCNIKDLQMLKNLSNLVIDKLEKASKCTSVLLNKPRLKTAVLRCTPDSGICNQQKMDRIIQVFDELCPPPCLDDLQIHYYFGERYPQWMSSNSISSTLPELTYLELIHCSNCPQLPQLGQLPQLKYLKIRGATSVISIGSEFLGNGKLAASAFPKLEYLILLEMTNWEQWRGRQRD is encoded by the coding sequence ATGCTGAGAGGAGACGAGGCTGTCAAATTATGGGTCGATGAGCTGAAAGATGTGATGTATGACGCTGAAGACATCATTGATCTTTGCATGATACAGGGTATGGGGCTCTTGCAAGATGATCATAATTCTCCGGCTGAGTCAAGTACTACGGCTTCCACACGGGTACGCTGCTGTAACTTTCCTATGCTCTCTTGTGTGCGCAGTGTACCATTTCGGTATGAGATTgctgataaaattaaaagtctGAATGATAGATTAACTGAGATATCTGAGGATAAGGATAAGTTTAATTTCCTGATTTTTTCTAAATCAAGTAGTGATGATGCATATGTCATGAATGAAGCTTCTTATCGCCAGAGTTCCTTCTTACCAGAATCTGATATTGTGGGTTGGAATATTAAAGATGCTACTAACAGCCTTGTTGAATTATTAGTCTCTCAGCATCAACAGAAATGCCGCCTTTTTGCGATTGTTGGCATGGGGGGTATCGGTAAAACTACTCTAGCGCAATTGATATATAATGATTCCAAGATAAATGATGATTTTGTGTTGCATTCATGGATTtgtgtttcaaaattttacacATCAAGGACTGACTTGCTGAAGGAACTCATAAGAAATGTTGGAGGTACTTGTGGAGAGGCAACAACAACCGCAGAATTACAAAAAATACTTTGTGATGTTTTACATGGGAAGagcttatttttggttttggatGATGTTTGGGATGCAGATGTATGgattaatttaatcaaaaatccagttaaaagaacaacaacaaaatgcaGGGTTGTGGTTACGACAAGAGACAGGAACAATGCTATAAAAATGGGCGCAATTTATATCCACAATGTCAACAAACTACCTTTGAATTTTGGTTGGGACTTGCTATGCAAGAAAGTTTTCACAAATAATGATGAGGGTGAGATTCAAAGAATGAAGGATATAGGGATGAAGATTGTTGAGAAATGTGATGGTCTTCCGATCCAAATAAAAGCCATTGCGGGCGTTCTTATAACAaaagaccaaaataaaatagaatggGAGAATGTACTTAACAGTAATGCTTGGACTATTACAGGACTTCCAGAAGAGCTCCAGGGAGCGCTGTACTTAAGCTATGAAGCCTTACCTTCAGCACTAAAACATTGTTTCCTTTATTGCTCCCTCAACCATCGTGATCGTGAGTTGTGTTATGAAAATCTTGTCTGTGAGTGGATTGCAGAAGGTTTCATAGAACCAAATGGAGATGCATCAATGGAGGATATCGCGAAAGGTTATTACATGGATCTGATTAGAAGTAGTTTTTTACAACCTAATCCGTTTTGGGTTAATATGTTTACATGCACAATGCATGATTTATTGCGAGCCCTTGCTATATTTTTAACAGGTGGTGAATGTCTTTCAAGAGATCCTCAAGCATCACAAAGCAACGGTTCTACGATAAAATTACGCCGTTTGACAATTTCAAGTAAGAGGGATAGTGTGAGCATTCCACATCTTGATTATCTTAGAAATCTACGGTTATGGACCCTTCCAAGTTTGGACACGCAAATGATTGGAAGCTTTAAGCAATTGCGTATATTGTTGCTCAATGGAGACGGAATTGAGAATATCCCCGACAATATCGGGGATTTAGTGCACTTAAGGCTTCTTGATTTGCGGCATACAAGAATATGCAAACTACCGGATTCTTTGGGAAATCTCATCAACTTGCAGTTCTTGTTACTTGGTGATTGTAAGTCTCTGCGCATCCTTCCGAGAAGCATAACTAGGTTATGCAATTTAAGGAGACTCAATCTTGCCGGAACTCCTGTGAATTATGTGCCAAAGGGAATAAAGAAGTTAGAACATCTTAATTATCTGACAGGATTTATTGCTGAAGAAGCTAATGGTGACAATGGAGAGGGGTGCAACATAAAAGATCTACAAATGCTTAAAAATCTTAGTAATCTTGTAATAGACAAGTTAGAGAAAGCAAGTAAATGCACTTCAGTGCTTTTAAACAAGCCTCGCCTCAAAACTGCTGTACTTCGTTGCACACCCGACAGTGGTATATGTAATCAACAAAAGATGGACAGGATCATACAAGTCTTTGATGAGCTATGCCCTCCACCATGCCTTGATGATCTACAAATTCATTACTATTTTGGTGAGAGATATCCACAGTGGATGTCATCCAATTCCATCAGTTCAACTCTTCCAGAACTGACTTATTTGGAACTTATTCATTGCTCTAACTGCCCTCAGCTTCCCCAACTTGGCCAACTGCCCCAACTCAAGTATCTAAAGATCCGGGGGGCAACTTCAGTTATATCAATCGGCAGTGAATTTCTCGGCAATGGAAAACTTGCAGCCAGTGCCTTCCCTAAGCTTGAATACTTAATACTCTTGGAAATGACTAATTGGGAGCAGTGGAGAGGAAGACAACGAGATTGA